A part of Citrifermentans bremense genomic DNA contains:
- a CDS encoding translocation/assembly module TamB domain-containing protein, whose protein sequence is MRRVPLYIGGGILALALVICAGLIWLVDTSSGARFALTTLDRLAGVELTVQKVEGRLRDRLQLRGVTVSRPRMLVRIQELSLDWDPERLFGGRLLVRELALRGVQIQDDTPLSGKAPELGWPKVSEVVRRIDAEVTRFSVRELSYRHLQQPPSELKELAASLALRQGTLTLTGASVSASQGTASGSLAAGLWRPSLSLDLRLAPSAAVADMDNFSVQARLWPGKGPEQIAGPLTLAGRRGDARRLELDGVVGVTSTGFNLRNLKLVRPGRRGTLSGNGSMTLTKSEPIFTLALQAKELDLSRELDTPLLISGRLNFTGTPSSYRGDFSLENRGDGWRQAALAAGYRGGKNGINLAPLSGQWLGGGVRGALEIGWEKGLLVSGKLAGRRLEPSQLAASWQGVVNLDLAGSVSVPEQGEPRGSLDARLLESRLQGHELRGDLQGSFLGKTMLVKRLALAGKGFSASGSGQLDRRFDFAAEVSDLSGLVPAASGELQAEGWFRWRDGVLSGALSGNGRNLSASGGRVGSFEMKASLGEEKGYPLQLDAALMGVSFGQAQVETARLSLKGTLARHQLEARLASGENHADLSLSGGYGNGEWRGQLLRFTGADSVGPFALAAPATLVLADGRFTLSPLVLVGAQGERVELAGNLERDKTGFLRARWSGLNLSRVNYWLKSGEVNGASSGEVEVAFLRRRRINISGHAEADGGVLIDGQRFDLERFSAGVTGGADGVSALVDLALKEGRGAARLDFHSSDPATLSLPTRGDLSLRLAGLDLALLRSFFPEGTLLDGRVAGEVSGSLLPGGRADLKGQGGVSQGHLNWLSQGEEFDATLDQAEIGFAWRGRIASEKGRRGELTLSARAAATGTYTSNGERMLVAKSILRLDADGTGSRAAVDLTLDQGGSLTATFFSNSPAGFSIPETGDLSARWSGIRPELLKPWLPATLDLKGELNGQANGRLMPGQRLELTGEAGFSQGRANWQGGNGEIGANVRSATLTFAWRGETLTGDLALALADYGQARGSILLPVPARLPVAPDPRGAVRGSFSGKVKEKGFLTALSPGLLQETHGTLDLDVTLGGTWGDPTLVGRVQVADAAAYLPSAGIHLTGVELSALLTRDQIRVERLRARSRDGELVGNLLVRLNGREIAGYTGTLSGQRFQTVYLPELQMVTSPQLTFKGEGERVTLQGEIGVPEMLILGSPAHEVETASPDVILEGAPAESEGKPFPLVLDGRVKVVLGDKVRVQASGIDARLVGDIDLVLKGIDNIDSSGEIRVVEGRYRAYGMDLEIVRGRIYYVNDPVNRPTLDILALRTVGDVKAGVTVGGFLNNPVVKLYSEPPMPEVDILAYMVLGHPLGASGEQGALLATAAASLFSLGKSESVQEQVKDRLGLSTLGLETVDTSKAGRMGYKEIPTTPGSAAAEPAGGQSLFTVGKYLTPQLYLSYGRSLVTGENLFRLRYDIHRRWQIETQSGSESGADLYYKLEFD, encoded by the coding sequence ATGAGACGGGTCCCGCTCTACATAGGCGGAGGGATCCTCGCCCTGGCCCTGGTCATCTGCGCGGGCCTTATCTGGCTCGTCGACACCAGCTCCGGCGCCCGCTTCGCGCTCACCACGCTGGACCGGCTTGCCGGCGTCGAGCTCACGGTGCAGAAGGTGGAGGGCCGGCTTAGGGACCGCCTGCAGTTGCGCGGCGTCACCGTTTCGCGGCCGCGGATGCTGGTCCGGATACAGGAGCTGAGCCTGGACTGGGACCCGGAGCGCCTTTTCGGGGGGAGGCTCCTCGTGCGCGAGCTCGCCCTTCGCGGGGTGCAGATCCAGGACGACACCCCGCTAAGCGGGAAGGCCCCGGAGCTGGGCTGGCCAAAGGTGAGCGAGGTGGTACGCAGGATCGACGCGGAGGTCACACGCTTTTCGGTCAGGGAGCTGAGCTACCGGCACCTGCAGCAGCCCCCTTCCGAGCTAAAAGAGCTCGCGGCCTCGCTCGCGCTGCGGCAGGGAACCCTGACTCTCACCGGCGCGAGCGTCTCGGCGTCCCAGGGGACCGCTTCCGGCTCCCTGGCCGCCGGGCTCTGGCGCCCATCGCTTTCGCTCGACCTGCGCCTCGCCCCGTCTGCAGCCGTGGCGGACATGGACAATTTCTCCGTGCAGGCGCGGCTTTGGCCGGGAAAGGGGCCGGAGCAGATAGCAGGTCCGCTCACGCTTGCGGGGAGGCGCGGTGACGCGCGGCGCCTGGAGCTTGACGGGGTAGTAGGCGTCACCAGCACCGGTTTCAACCTCAGAAACCTCAAGCTTGTGCGGCCGGGTCGTCGCGGCACCTTGTCCGGCAACGGCAGCATGACGCTCACCAAGAGCGAGCCCATCTTCACTCTCGCCCTGCAGGCGAAGGAACTCGACCTTTCCAGGGAACTCGACACTCCCCTTTTGATCTCCGGCAGGCTCAACTTCACCGGGACCCCGTCCAGCTACCGGGGCGACTTCTCCCTTGAAAACCGCGGGGATGGGTGGCGCCAGGCGGCGCTTGCCGCCGGCTACCGGGGCGGCAAAAACGGGATCAACCTTGCCCCGCTCTCCGGGCAGTGGCTTGGGGGAGGGGTGCGCGGCGCGCTGGAGATCGGCTGGGAGAAGGGGTTGCTGGTGAGCGGGAAGCTCGCGGGGCGAAGGCTCGAGCCGTCGCAGCTGGCAGCAAGCTGGCAGGGGGTGGTCAACCTCGACCTGGCCGGCAGCGTCAGCGTCCCGGAGCAGGGGGAGCCCCGCGGGAGCCTGGATGCACGCCTTTTGGAGAGCAGGCTGCAGGGGCACGAGCTGCGGGGCGACCTTCAGGGGAGCTTCCTCGGCAAGACGATGCTGGTCAAACGCCTGGCCCTGGCCGGAAAAGGCTTCAGCGCCAGCGGGTCGGGACAGCTAGACCGCCGCTTCGATTTCGCCGCCGAGGTGAGCGATCTCTCCGGCTTGGTGCCGGCCGCCTCGGGCGAGCTTCAGGCGGAGGGGTGGTTCAGGTGGCGTGACGGCGTCTTGAGCGGCGCCTTGAGCGGCAACGGCCGCAACCTCTCTGCCTCCGGCGGCCGCGTCGGCTCTTTCGAGATGAAGGCGAGCCTCGGCGAGGAGAAGGGTTACCCGTTGCAGCTGGATGCGGCCTTGATGGGGGTATCCTTCGGGCAGGCGCAGGTGGAGACCGCGCGCCTCTCTCTCAAGGGGACCCTGGCGCGGCACCAGCTGGAGGCGCGGCTTGCCTCTGGGGAGAATCACGCCGACCTGAGCCTCTCGGGGGGGTACGGCAACGGTGAGTGGCGCGGCCAACTGCTGCGCTTTACCGGCGCCGACAGCGTCGGCCCCTTCGCCCTGGCGGCTCCGGCAACCCTGGTCCTGGCAGACGGCCGCTTCACGCTCTCGCCGCTGGTCCTCGTCGGGGCGCAGGGGGAGCGCGTGGAGTTGGCCGGGAACCTGGAGCGGGACAAGACTGGATTCCTGCGGGCCCGCTGGAGCGGGCTGAACCTCTCCCGCGTCAACTACTGGCTTAAGAGCGGCGAAGTAAACGGCGCAAGCTCGGGAGAGGTCGAGGTCGCCTTCCTGCGCCGCAGGCGGATCAACATCTCCGGGCATGCCGAGGCGGACGGCGGGGTGTTGATCGACGGGCAACGCTTCGACCTGGAGAGGTTTTCGGCCGGCGTCACCGGAGGCGCGGACGGCGTGAGCGCCCTGGTCGACCTGGCGCTCAAGGAGGGGCGCGGTGCAGCCCGTCTCGATTTCCATTCCAGCGATCCCGCCACGCTTTCGCTCCCGACCCGGGGCGATCTATCCCTTCGTCTCGCCGGGCTCGACCTTGCGCTTTTGCGCTCCTTCTTCCCGGAAGGGACGCTGCTGGACGGCAGGGTGGCGGGGGAGGTGTCTGGGAGCCTCCTCCCCGGCGGCAGGGCCGACCTCAAGGGACAAGGGGGCGTCTCGCAGGGGCACCTGAACTGGCTCTCGCAGGGGGAGGAGTTCGACGCCACCCTGGATCAGGCCGAGATCGGCTTTGCCTGGCGCGGCCGGATCGCTTCAGAGAAGGGCAGGCGCGGAGAGCTGACCCTGAGCGCCCGTGCCGCGGCCACGGGAACCTATACCTCGAACGGGGAGCGGATGCTCGTGGCGAAGAGCATCCTGCGCCTGGATGCGGACGGGACCGGGAGCAGAGCGGCCGTCGATCTCACCCTGGACCAGGGGGGAAGCCTGACCGCCACCTTCTTCTCCAATTCCCCGGCCGGTTTCAGCATCCCGGAAACCGGCGACCTCTCGGCGCGCTGGAGCGGCATCCGCCCCGAGCTGTTGAAGCCGTGGCTGCCGGCGACGCTCGACCTGAAGGGCGAGCTGAACGGTCAGGCAAACGGCAGGCTCATGCCCGGGCAGCGTCTGGAGCTCACCGGCGAGGCAGGGTTCTCCCAGGGGAGGGCGAACTGGCAGGGGGGCAACGGCGAGATCGGCGCCAACGTCCGTTCCGCCACGCTGACCTTCGCCTGGCGCGGCGAGACCCTGACCGGCGACCTGGCGCTGGCCCTGGCCGACTACGGGCAGGCCAGGGGGAGCATCCTGCTCCCCGTTCCCGCCCGGCTCCCCGTGGCGCCGGACCCGCGGGGCGCGGTGCGCGGGAGTTTCTCCGGGAAGGTGAAGGAAAAGGGTTTCCTCACTGCGCTTTCCCCGGGGCTCCTCCAGGAAACCCACGGCACCCTCGATCTCGACGTCACCCTCGGCGGCACCTGGGGCGATCCCACCCTCGTCGGAAGGGTCCAGGTAGCGGACGCGGCCGCGTACCTCCCGAGCGCCGGGATCCACTTGACCGGGGTGGAGCTCTCCGCACTGCTCACCCGCGACCAGATACGCGTAGAGCGGCTGCGGGCCCGCTCCAGAGACGGGGAGCTGGTGGGGAACCTCCTGGTGCGGTTGAACGGCCGGGAGATCGCCGGGTACACCGGCACCCTGAGCGGGCAGCGCTTCCAGACCGTCTACCTGCCGGAACTGCAGATGGTCACCTCGCCGCAGCTGACCTTCAAGGGGGAGGGAGAGCGGGTGACCCTGCAGGGGGAGATCGGGGTCCCCGAGATGCTGATCCTGGGGTCGCCGGCGCACGAGGTGGAGACTGCAAGCCCCGACGTCATCCTGGAGGGGGCGCCGGCCGAAAGCGAGGGCAAGCCGTTTCCGCTGGTGCTCGACGGGCGGGTCAAGGTGGTTTTGGGCGACAAGGTCCGCGTACAGGCCTCGGGCATAGACGCGCGCCTTGTGGGGGATATTGACCTTGTGCTGAAGGGGATCGACAACATCGACAGCTCCGGCGAGATTCGGGTGGTGGAGGGGCGCTACCGCGCCTACGGCATGGATCTCGAGATCGTGCGCGGGCGCATCTACTACGTGAACGACCCGGTCAACCGCCCCACGCTCGACATCCTTGCGCTGCGGACGGTGGGCGACGTCAAGGCCGGGGTTACGGTGGGGGGATTCCTGAACAACCCGGTGGTGAAGCTCTATTCCGAGCCCCCCATGCCCGAGGTAGACATCCTCGCCTACATGGTGCTGGGCCATCCGCTAGGCGCCAGCGGAGAGCAGGGAGCCCTGCTTGCCACCGCAGCAGCGTCGCTTTTCTCCTTAGGCAAGTCCGAATCGGTGCAGGAGCAGGTGAAGGACCGGCTGGGGTTGAGCACGCTTGGGCTCGAGACCGTGGATACCTCGAAGGCCGGAAGGATGGGGTACAAGGAGATCCCCACCACCCCCGGTAGTGCAGCCGCCGAGCCTGCAGGCGGTCAGTCCCTGTTCACCGTCGGCAAGTACCTGACCCCGCAGCTCTACCTAAGCTACGGTCGCTCGCTGGTTACCGGGGAGAACCTCTTCAGGCTCCGTTACGACATCCACCGGCGCTGGCAGATAGAGACCCAAAGCGGCAGCGAAAGCGGCGCGGACCTCTACTACAAGCTGGAATTCGATTAG
- a CDS encoding zinc ribbon domain-containing protein, whose protein sequence is MYAQNEEVLDTSLCYMALGVSISDSPQRIQETYERLVRKYKAEFNSLDPSIKEAAREQLEIIERMYHTITCSVSYASKAKDQKMEGSATSKAPAERRITSNLTNCPSCSAPVSKSAHTCPFCKAALLSPWKKFQREYLTMTNLLRFLIATVSISLVAALVQNNFMR, encoded by the coding sequence ATGTACGCACAAAACGAGGAGGTCCTCGACACCAGCCTATGCTATATGGCGTTGGGAGTCAGTATCAGCGACTCCCCTCAGCGAATCCAAGAAACATATGAGCGCCTGGTGCGGAAGTACAAGGCCGAGTTCAATTCATTGGACCCAAGCATCAAGGAGGCGGCTCGCGAGCAGCTGGAGATCATCGAGAGGATGTACCACACCATCACCTGCTCCGTCAGCTATGCCAGCAAGGCCAAGGACCAGAAGATGGAGGGGAGCGCAACGAGCAAGGCCCCGGCTGAGCGGCGTATCACCTCCAACTTGACCAACTGCCCATCGTGCAGCGCACCGGTAAGCAAATCGGCGCATACCTGCCCGTTTTGCAAGGCGGCCTTGCTCAGCCCATGGAAAAAATTTCAGCGCGAGTACCTCACCATGACGAACCTGCTCAGGTTCCTGATCGCGACGGTCTCCATTTCCCTGGTCGCGGCCCTGGTCCAGAACAACTTCATGCGCTAG
- a CDS encoding DUF4124 domain-containing protein, which translates to MAKALLVVLSVLLGCSPALAEMYKWVDEKGVVTFKDTPPPSSKKRKKVKVYNDYDFAPAPPTQPAAAGKSGTSKVSSASQAASGKTSRFSGTVELYVTSWCGYCKKAESYLKSNGIAYVAYDIEKDSAANRRHKELGGRGVPLIIIGSNKMNGFSQENLEYYLNNSR; encoded by the coding sequence TTGGCAAAGGCGTTGTTGGTTGTCTTATCCGTGCTGCTAGGGTGCTCGCCGGCGCTGGCCGAGATGTACAAGTGGGTGGATGAGAAAGGGGTGGTGACCTTCAAGGACACGCCGCCTCCCTCATCGAAAAAGCGGAAGAAGGTGAAGGTCTACAACGACTACGACTTCGCTCCCGCTCCTCCCACTCAACCAGCGGCGGCGGGAAAAAGTGGCACGAGCAAGGTCAGTTCTGCATCGCAGGCCGCCTCCGGCAAGACTTCACGGTTTTCCGGCACGGTCGAGCTCTACGTCACCAGCTGGTGCGGCTACTGCAAAAAGGCCGAGAGCTACCTGAAGAGCAACGGCATCGCCTACGTTGCCTACGACATAGAAAAGGACAGCGCTGCCAATAGAAGGCACAAAGAGCTGGGGGGGCGCGGCGTCCCCCTCATCATCATCGGTTCCAACAAGATGAACGGCTTCTCTCAGGAGAACCTGGAGTATTACCTCAACAACAGCAGGTAA
- a CDS encoding MFS transporter has product MSEGNNPHEQHKSPGQHQAAQVLICCAIGFVCFLGAYMRIPVLPLLASGIGASTTQIGLINAAFMLSAGLLAVPSGLLSDRIGITPVLLAGLALMSSASLLIPMSGNWIALGAIYLVFGVGLAAFTPTMMSSVARIVPRSHVGRAYSWYTTAVYLAMTIGPAAGGWFGHRLGFRQVFFVSGVLIAVALLAVLCFLPKDTHASHSSHAEGPEHPPRCIFSNGRLMAALAGTLGGCFGFGMYLSFLPLHARAAGLSVDQIGIVFAAQALVNVLLRIPFGHLSDRIDRGAMSGIGLVVCAVALGLTGASHSLAAMILSACLLGAGMGTSFTALSSLVAIVMPAGQRGLGMGLYNSCIYLGMMLSSATMGVVIKKTGFGTGFLTAGCITFAATLLFLVLYRGSTVHLETGAKR; this is encoded by the coding sequence ATGAGCGAAGGCAATAACCCACACGAACAACACAAGAGTCCCGGACAGCACCAGGCGGCGCAGGTACTCATCTGCTGCGCGATCGGCTTCGTCTGTTTCCTCGGGGCGTACATGCGGATCCCCGTGCTGCCTCTTCTGGCCAGCGGCATCGGCGCCAGCACCACCCAGATCGGCCTGATCAACGCCGCCTTCATGCTTTCAGCGGGTCTCTTGGCCGTCCCCTCCGGGTTGCTGTCCGACAGGATCGGCATCACGCCGGTGCTCCTTGCGGGACTGGCACTGATGAGCAGCGCGTCCCTGCTCATTCCGATGAGCGGCAACTGGATCGCCCTGGGCGCGATCTACCTCGTCTTCGGCGTCGGGCTCGCCGCCTTCACCCCCACCATGATGTCGTCGGTCGCAAGGATCGTCCCGCGCTCACACGTCGGCCGCGCCTACAGCTGGTACACAACCGCCGTCTACCTCGCCATGACCATCGGCCCGGCCGCCGGCGGCTGGTTCGGGCACAGGCTGGGGTTCAGGCAGGTCTTCTTCGTTTCCGGCGTGCTGATTGCCGTGGCGCTTTTGGCGGTGCTCTGCTTTCTCCCGAAGGACACCCACGCCAGCCACTCCTCGCACGCCGAGGGACCGGAGCACCCGCCACGCTGCATATTTTCCAACGGCCGGCTCATGGCCGCGCTGGCGGGGACCCTGGGGGGGTGCTTCGGCTTCGGGATGTACCTCTCCTTTCTCCCCCTGCATGCCCGCGCCGCGGGGCTCAGCGTGGACCAGATAGGGATCGTCTTCGCGGCCCAGGCGCTGGTCAACGTCCTCCTGCGCATCCCTTTCGGTCACTTGAGCGACCGGATCGACCGGGGTGCCATGTCCGGCATCGGCCTCGTCGTCTGCGCCGTCGCCCTGGGACTCACCGGCGCCAGCCACTCTCTCGCCGCGATGATCCTCAGCGCCTGCCTTCTCGGGGCCGGGATGGGGACCAGTTTCACCGCCTTGAGCTCGCTGGTGGCGATCGTGATGCCCGCAGGCCAGCGCGGCCTGGGGATGGGGCTTTACAACAGCTGCATCTACCTCGGCATGATGCTTAGCTCCGCCACCATGGGCGTGGTGATAAAAAAGACCGGCTTTGGCACCGGGTTCCTCACCGCCGGTTGCATCACCTTTGCCGCAACCTTGCTGTTCCTGGTCCTTTATCGCGGCAGCACCGTGCACCTGGAAACCGGGGCAAAACGATGA
- a CDS encoding nucleoside 2-deoxyribosyltransferase: MTEKSPGALPGNGLKVYLASPLGFSPENDHYREKVKKRLNQLHCTVFDPWEQEEVGRRIQEALGIADGVERACAIKEAASFTGQVNADGIRAADLVLAVLDGTEPDSGTVAEVGFAAGIGKKCFGLRTDFRDCGDLPGLPLNLQLLHFIEYSGGGLFRSIAAIKF; the protein is encoded by the coding sequence ATGACAGAAAAATCACCCGGCGCGTTACCCGGCAATGGGCTCAAAGTCTATCTCGCCTCGCCCCTGGGGTTCAGCCCGGAGAATGACCACTACCGCGAGAAGGTGAAAAAGCGCCTGAACCAGCTGCACTGCACCGTGTTCGACCCCTGGGAGCAGGAGGAAGTCGGGCGGCGCATCCAGGAGGCGCTTGGCATAGCCGACGGCGTGGAACGCGCCTGCGCCATCAAGGAAGCAGCCTCGTTCACCGGCCAGGTGAACGCGGACGGCATACGCGCTGCGGACCTGGTCCTGGCCGTCCTGGACGGGACCGAGCCGGACAGCGGCACCGTCGCGGAGGTGGGTTTTGCAGCGGGGATCGGCAAGAAATGCTTCGGTCTCAGGACCGACTTCCGCGACTGCGGCGACCTTCCGGGGCTCCCCCTCAATTTGCAACTGCTCCATTTCATCGAGTACAGCGGCGGCGGGCTTTTCAGAAGCATTGCGGCGATAAAGTTTTAG
- a CDS encoding PLP-dependent cysteine synthase family protein: MRGQSLLDSIGGTPVAEIYSLCKNPSVRILAKLEGNNPGGSVKDRPARQMILAAEASGELTPDKVILEPTSGNTGIALAMIAAARGYRIKLVMPACVSVERRSVLEAYGAEIVLSPGCEATDGAIRLAHKILAEDPGKYYMPNQYANPNNVLAHYKTTGPEIWHQTGGEVTHVVAGMGTSGTLMGLASYFKETKPSVQVVGVEPTLGHKIQGLKNMQEAIVPPIYDCAAYHRNLVVEDDDAFETARLLAAHEGIFCGMSGGAAVFGALQFASELESGVIVVIIPDRGDRYLSTNLFKSMCAQCPP; the protein is encoded by the coding sequence GTGAGAGGTCAAAGTTTATTAGATTCAATCGGTGGTACACCGGTCGCTGAAATTTACTCCCTGTGCAAGAACCCTTCGGTCCGCATACTGGCAAAACTGGAAGGGAACAACCCGGGCGGTTCGGTAAAGGACCGTCCTGCCAGGCAGATGATCCTGGCTGCCGAGGCTAGCGGCGAACTGACGCCGGACAAGGTCATCCTGGAGCCGACTTCGGGCAACACCGGGATAGCCCTGGCGATGATCGCGGCGGCGAGAGGGTACCGCATCAAGCTGGTGATGCCGGCGTGCGTCAGCGTCGAGCGGCGAAGCGTGTTAGAGGCTTACGGCGCCGAAATTGTCCTTTCCCCCGGTTGCGAGGCGACCGACGGCGCCATCAGGCTCGCCCACAAGATCCTGGCCGAGGATCCGGGAAAATACTACATGCCCAACCAGTACGCCAACCCCAACAACGTGCTGGCCCACTACAAGACCACCGGGCCCGAGATATGGCACCAGACGGGTGGAGAAGTGACGCATGTGGTAGCCGGGATGGGGACCAGCGGCACGCTCATGGGGCTGGCCTCGTACTTCAAGGAGACCAAGCCCTCGGTCCAGGTGGTCGGCGTCGAACCGACCCTGGGGCACAAGATCCAGGGGCTGAAAAACATGCAGGAGGCGATCGTCCCCCCCATCTACGACTGCGCCGCCTACCATCGCAACCTGGTGGTGGAAGACGACGATGCCTTCGAAACCGCGCGGCTTCTGGCGGCACACGAGGGGATCTTCTGTGGCATGTCCGGCGGCGCCGCGGTCTTCGGGGCGCTGCAGTTCGCCTCTGAACTTGAATCCGGCGTCATCGTGGTCATCATTCCGGACCGCGGCGATCGCTACCTCAGCACCAATCTCTTCAAGTCCATGTGCGCCCAATGCCCCCCCTGA
- the mobA gene encoding molybdenum cofactor guanylyltransferase, which yields MSKAVRGDITGVILVGGKSRRMGVDKAFLELGGKPLFQRILELFLENFSRVILAGGDPERFAEYGLPLLPDLYPGSPLGGIYTALSQADTEAVFVSSCDLPFPNPAVLRYLCSLKDGFDAVVPETPKGYEPLFALYGKNCLDPIRSQLESGDFCAYAWYSQARVRVVSPAELASLDPDGTAFCNVNTPEQFAEVAAGAAKRRPAE from the coding sequence GTGTCTAAGGCGGTGCGCGGCGACATAACCGGCGTGATCCTCGTGGGGGGCAAGAGCCGTCGCATGGGGGTGGACAAGGCGTTTCTGGAACTCGGGGGGAAGCCTCTTTTCCAGCGCATCCTGGAGCTCTTCCTGGAGAACTTCTCCCGCGTGATCCTTGCGGGAGGCGACCCTGAGCGTTTCGCGGAGTACGGTCTTCCTCTGCTGCCCGACCTCTATCCCGGCTCTCCGCTGGGGGGGATCTATACGGCCCTGAGCCAGGCTGATACCGAGGCCGTCTTCGTCTCCTCGTGCGACCTTCCTTTCCCTAACCCGGCCGTCCTCCGTTACCTCTGCTCCCTGAAAGACGGCTTCGATGCGGTAGTGCCCGAGACGCCAAAGGGGTACGAGCCGCTCTTCGCGCTCTACGGCAAGAACTGCCTGGACCCGATCCGCTCGCAGTTGGAAAGCGGTGACTTCTGCGCTTACGCCTGGTACAGCCAGGCCAGGGTAAGGGTGGTTTCCCCCGCGGAACTGGCGTCCCTGGACCCGGACGGCACCGCCTTTTGCAACGTAAACACGCCGGAGCAGTTTGCGGAAGTAGCAGCGGGGGCCGCTAAGCGACGCCCCGCGGAGTGA
- a CDS encoding L,D-transpeptidase: MRLLIRTCILVVVMVGICSLPSAAAQKLQSLCDLHYPTDYLYEWDCVKLTSKDTPYKIFGKLWQDGLRFNRMDRRHFIAGISIKVPKRMEEIRGFNPMPPFYYEAEKDPQLILIDQNEMFLGAYEYGSLVFSAPVAVGVEEFRLKNGSYRIDTVDPVHESSLYPVEGTDRAYPMHYGLRFHIDKRQDGWTSYWIHGRDLPGYPASHGCIGLYDEEMQAEYYGEPERPLLMDAKKLYQWVVGDNDTGALQRFRGPAVIIMGEPQIPPEQLKPVELPPQLPATAPPGLHP; the protein is encoded by the coding sequence ATGAGACTCTTGATACGGACATGCATCCTTGTCGTAGTCATGGTGGGCATCTGCTCTCTCCCCTCTGCCGCAGCCCAAAAACTCCAATCACTATGCGATCTGCACTACCCCACTGATTATCTCTATGAGTGGGACTGCGTAAAGCTGACCTCCAAGGACACACCCTACAAGATATTCGGAAAGCTCTGGCAGGACGGATTGCGCTTCAACAGGATGGACCGGCGCCACTTCATCGCCGGGATCTCCATCAAGGTTCCCAAGCGAATGGAGGAAATCAGGGGTTTCAACCCGATGCCTCCCTTTTACTACGAGGCGGAGAAGGATCCGCAGCTCATCCTCATCGATCAAAACGAGATGTTCCTGGGGGCCTATGAGTATGGAAGCCTGGTCTTCTCGGCGCCGGTCGCCGTAGGTGTCGAGGAGTTCCGTCTCAAAAACGGCAGCTACCGGATCGACACGGTGGATCCGGTCCACGAATCGAGCCTGTACCCCGTGGAAGGGACGGACCGGGCCTACCCGATGCACTACGGGCTGCGCTTCCACATCGACAAGCGGCAGGACGGCTGGACCTCGTACTGGATCCACGGAAGGGACCTCCCGGGGTATCCCGCCTCCCACGGCTGCATCGGCCTTTACGACGAGGAGATGCAGGCGGAGTACTACGGCGAGCCGGAACGCCCCCTGCTCATGGACGCGAAAAAGCTCTACCAGTGGGTGGTGGGCGACAACGACACCGGCGCCTTGCAGAGATTCAGGGGGCCGGCGGTGATCATCATGGGCGAACCGCAGATTCCACCCGAGCAGTTGAAGCCGGTTGAGCTTCCTCCGCAGCTTCCCGCCACGGCGCCTCCGGGGCTGCACCCGTAG
- a CDS encoding DUF3553 domain-containing protein, producing MIVKRGSVVSHAIAKEWGIGKVVEVNEIRATIRFNDGSIRKITSSHFRSLKPADPASYQAPVIEVPAVKPRRRAASPKAKKPSL from the coding sequence ATGATCGTCAAACGTGGTAGCGTCGTGAGTCACGCGATAGCCAAGGAATGGGGCATCGGCAAGGTGGTTGAGGTAAACGAGATCAGGGCGACCATCCGTTTCAATGACGGCAGCATCAGGAAAATCACCTCCTCGCACTTCCGGAGCCTGAAGCCCGCGGATCCGGCCTCTTACCAGGCGCCGGTAATAGAAGTTCCCGCTGTGAAGCCGAGGAGAAGAGCAGCGAGCCCCAAGGCGAAGAAACCGAGCCTCTAG
- a CDS encoding CPXCG motif-containing cysteine-rich protein, translating to MKCPVCRNHQQVSTDFHSDGFKEGITECSICGAAWSVNHGVTEIVKDPQVDSFLQAQSECVEGDDYSLNPNGEKH from the coding sequence ATGAAATGCCCGGTATGCAGGAACCATCAGCAGGTAAGCACCGATTTTCACTCCGACGGTTTCAAGGAAGGGATCACCGAGTGCAGCATCTGCGGAGCTGCCTGGTCGGTGAACCACGGCGTCACCGAGATCGTGAAAGACCCGCAAGTCGACTCTTTTCTCCAGGCGCAAAGCGAGTGCGTCGAGGGGGACGACTACAGCCTGAACCCCAACGGCGAAAAACACTGA